A window from Streptomyces subrutilus encodes these proteins:
- a CDS encoding NADH-quinone oxidoreductase subunit D: MSTSHASSRETTEGLVYTVTGGDWDEIVQSAARADDERIVVNMGPQHPSTHGVLRLILEIDGETVTEARCGIGYLHTGIEKNLEYRNWTQGTTFVTRMDYLTPFFNETAYCLGVEKLLGITDQIPDRASVIRVLLMELNRLSSHLVCIATGGMELGATTIMIYGFRDRELILDVFELITGLRMNHAFVRPGGLAQDLPPGAVDQLRAFIKTMKKNLPEYDQLATGNPIFKARMQDVGYLDLTGAMALGATGPILRSAGLPHDLRKSDPYCGYETYEFDVPTTETCDSYGRFLIRLEEMRQSLRIVEQCLDRLEPGPVMVADKKIAWPAQLAMGPDGLGNSLDHIKNIMGTSMEALIHHFKLVTEGFRVPAGQAYAAVESPKGELGVHVVSDGGTRPYRVHFRDPSFTNLQAMAAMCEGGQVADVIVAVASIDPVMGGVDR, translated from the coding sequence ATGTCCACTTCACACGCCTCCTCCCGGGAGACCACCGAAGGCCTCGTCTACACCGTCACCGGCGGCGACTGGGACGAGATCGTCCAGTCGGCGGCCCGCGCGGACGACGAGCGGATCGTCGTCAACATGGGACCGCAGCACCCGTCCACCCACGGCGTGCTCCGCCTGATCCTGGAGATCGACGGCGAGACGGTCACCGAGGCCCGCTGCGGCATCGGCTACCTGCACACCGGCATCGAGAAGAACCTCGAATACCGCAACTGGACGCAGGGCACCACCTTCGTCACGCGCATGGACTACCTGACGCCGTTCTTCAACGAGACGGCCTACTGCCTCGGCGTCGAGAAGCTCCTCGGCATCACCGACCAGATCCCCGACCGCGCGAGCGTCATCCGGGTGCTCCTGATGGAGCTCAACCGGCTCTCCTCCCACCTGGTGTGCATCGCCACCGGCGGCATGGAGCTGGGCGCGACCACGATCATGATCTACGGGTTCCGGGACCGCGAGCTCATCCTCGACGTCTTCGAGCTGATCACCGGCCTGCGCATGAACCACGCGTTCGTCCGCCCCGGCGGCCTCGCGCAGGACCTGCCCCCCGGCGCCGTCGACCAACTGCGCGCGTTCATCAAGACCATGAAGAAGAACCTGCCGGAGTACGACCAGCTCGCCACCGGCAACCCCATCTTCAAGGCCCGCATGCAGGACGTCGGCTACCTCGACCTCACCGGCGCCATGGCGCTCGGCGCCACCGGACCGATCCTGCGCTCCGCCGGCCTCCCGCACGACCTGCGCAAGTCCGACCCGTACTGCGGTTACGAGACCTACGAGTTCGACGTGCCGACCACCGAGACCTGCGACTCCTACGGGCGGTTCCTGATCCGCCTGGAGGAGATGCGCCAGTCGCTGCGGATCGTCGAACAGTGCCTGGACCGGCTGGAGCCGGGACCGGTCATGGTCGCCGACAAGAAGATCGCCTGGCCCGCGCAGCTCGCCATGGGCCCGGACGGACTCGGCAACTCGCTCGACCACATCAAGAACATCATGGGCACCTCCATGGAAGCCCTCATCCACCACTTCAAGCTGGTGACCGAGGGCTTCCGGGTCCCGGCCGGCCAGGCGTACGCGGCCGTCGAGTCGCCCAAGGGCGAACTCGGCGTCCACGTGGTCTCCGACGGCGGCACCCGCCCCTACCGGGTCCACTTCCGCGACCCGTCCTTCACCAACCTGCAGGCCATGGCGGCGATGTGCGAGGGCGGCCAGGTCGCCGACGTCATCGTCGCCGTCGCCTCCATCGACCCCGTGATGGGAGGCGTCGACCGATGA
- a CDS encoding NADH-quinone oxidoreductase subunit C yields the protein MSDTQEPENGGTLPAPRGRGPEVIGVRKGMFGAAAGGDTSGYGGLVRTVALPGATSRPYGSYFDEVADELEGALEEQGLAPGNAIEKTVVDRGELTFHIAREHLVRVASTLRDDPALRFELCTGVSGVHFPGDKGRELHAVYHLRSLTHGRLLRLEVSAPDADPHVPSLVAVYPTNDWHERETYDFFGLVFDGHPALTRIMMPDDWQGFPQRKDYPLGGIAVEYKGAQIPAPDQRRSYS from the coding sequence GTGAGCGACACCCAAGAGCCGGAGAACGGCGGCACCCTCCCCGCACCCCGGGGCCGGGGACCCGAGGTCATCGGCGTCCGCAAGGGCATGTTCGGAGCCGCCGCGGGCGGCGACACCAGCGGCTACGGCGGCCTCGTCCGCACCGTGGCCCTCCCCGGGGCCACCTCCCGCCCGTACGGCTCCTACTTCGACGAAGTGGCCGACGAGCTCGAAGGCGCCCTGGAGGAACAGGGCCTGGCCCCCGGCAACGCCATCGAGAAGACGGTGGTCGACCGGGGCGAGCTCACCTTCCACATCGCCCGCGAGCACCTCGTCCGGGTCGCCTCCACCCTGCGCGACGACCCGGCGCTGCGCTTCGAGCTCTGCACCGGCGTCTCCGGCGTGCACTTCCCCGGCGACAAGGGCCGCGAGCTGCACGCCGTCTACCACCTGCGCTCGCTCACCCACGGGCGCCTGCTGCGGCTGGAAGTGTCCGCGCCGGACGCCGACCCGCACGTGCCCTCGCTCGTCGCGGTCTACCCGACCAACGACTGGCACGAGCGCGAGACCTACGACTTCTTCGGCCTGGTCTTCGACGGGCACCCGGCGCTCACCCGGATCATGATGCCGGACGACTGGCAGGGTTTCCCGCAGCGCAAGGACTACCCGCTCGGCGGCATCGCCGTCGAGTACAAGGGCGCCCAGATCCCGGCTCCCGACCAGCGGAGGTCGTACAGCTGA